A genomic region of Eucalyptus grandis isolate ANBG69807.140 chromosome 5, ASM1654582v1, whole genome shotgun sequence contains the following coding sequences:
- the LOC120293428 gene encoding cysteine-rich receptor-like protein kinase 25, which translates to MSSCFTISLSLLFFFINFVGTESAPTFLRHYCPNTTLFTPNSAYQSNLNTLLSSLASAAADGTDGFANATVGQNHPDQLYGLFLCRGDVNTATCSDCVATGKQDILQRCPNQRVSVIWYDECMLRYSDGSIYSVMEQVPSFKMYHTRNITNPTHFMRVLGETMDDIAARASVGKSGKKVAVAEANFTSLQKLYTLAQCTPDLMVSECNTCLRAAIAGLPRGKQGGRMFTPSCSMRFELYPFYNASAMAALVPPPSYLHSPPGPVTRRKGICLFLSFFFRYNRKICPFLSSSFFELLILLYSSNKGSEPFFKKGRKYHKAP; encoded by the coding sequence ATGAGTTCTTGCTTCaccatctccctctcccttctcttcttcttcatcaattttgTAGGTACTGAATCAGCACCCACGTTTCTACGACATTACTGCCCAAACACCACCCTCTTCACTCCCAACTCCGCCTACCAATCCAACCTCAAcaccctcctctcttccctcgCCTCTGCTGCCGCCGATGGCACTGATGGCTTCGCCAATGCTACTGTTGGCCAAAACCATCCCGACCAGCTTTATGGGCTCTTCCTCTGCCGTGGTGACGTCAATACTGCCACGTGCAGTGACTGCGTGGCCACCGGAAAACAGGATATACTCCAAAGATGCCCCAACCAGCGAGTCTCCGTGATCTGGTACGATGAGTGTATGTTGAGGTACTCCGATGGGTCCATCTACTCGGTCATGGAACAAGTGCCTTCTTTCAAGATGTACCATACCAGGAACATCACCAATCCAACCCACTTCATGCGAGTCCTGGGAGAGACCATGGACGACATCGCTGCGAGGGCTTCAGTTGGCAAGTCAGGGAAGAAAGTCGCGGTCGCGGAGGCAAACTTTACGAGCTTGCAAAAGCTGTACACGCTCGCACAGTGCACACCAGACTTGATGGTGTCCGAGTGCAACACATGCCTCCGGGCGGCAATCGCAGGCCTCCCGCGGGGGAAGCAAGGTGGAAGGATGTTCACTCCGAGCTGCAGCATGAGGTTCGAGCTGTACCCATTCTATAATGCCTCAGCCATGGCAGCCCTGGTGCCTCCGCCGTCCTACCTTCATTCTCCTCCTGGTCCCGTGACCAGACGTAAAGGTATATGtttgtttttgtcatttttcttccgCTATAACAGAAAGATCTGTCCATTTCTTTCGTCTTCTTTTTTTGAACTACTTATCCTACTTTATAGTTCGAATAAGGGGAGTGaacctttttttaaaaagggaagaaaatatcatAAAGCGCCATAA